AGAATCAGAATAAAGCCGAGCTTGCAGACATACGCAATCAAAAATTAGGTTTCGTCTTTCAGGGATTTAATTTGCTCTCTAAGTCTGACGCTGTAGAAAATGTAGAATTGCCTTTGCTTTATCGAGGTGTAAAGGGCTCGGAACGACGTAAGGCCGCTATTAACGCGCTCGAAAAAGTCGGACTCGGTGAAAGATTACATCATAAGCCTTCACAAATGAGCGGAGGACAGCAGCAAAGAGTCGCAATCGCCCGCGCAATAGTGGGAAATGCACCGATTATTTTAGCTGACGAGCCGACCGGAAATCTTGACACAAAAACTACCGTTGAGATCATGAACATTTTTTCAGGACTTCACGAGCAGGGTATAACAGTAATTCTTGTAACTCATGAGCCGGAAATTGCAACATGGAGTCAAAGAGTTTTACGCTTCAGGGACGGGCAGTTAATTGCAGACGAGGCAGCACCGAAAAAAGATCAACTCGACACAGAAGCAAAGCCGCAGGAATAAAGAAAATCCCCCGTTTGAATCATTAGCGGGGGAAAATTTTTTACTCATTCATTAAGTTGTCAAGGTTTTAATTTATTTCGCAACGATTCTATTTCATCAACAGTGAGACCGAGACCGATAAAATATTTCTCTGCACATTCTTGTAAATTGGCGTTATAAATGCTCTTGACTCCGAAAGCCTTTGCAAGGAACGCGCGAATCTCGTTATCAGCGACAAAATTATACTCTGAGTCAGGGTCAGAATCCGGCACAATCCCGAAATAATTATAAAACGAGATCAGAAAATCGCTCACGACTTCATTTGCAGAAGCACCCATCAAGCACTCAATCAATGCACACACAAAGCCGGCTCTATCTTTGCCCAAATCGCAATGAATTAAATATGGCGGTTCGTTGTTGATCATGAATCTAATACCGCGCGCGAGAGTTTTTCTAAATTTGCCGGTGAAAAATTTTGTGCTGAGATTCAAGCAAATGATATTCTGTTTACTGTAATAACTTGCGTCAAAGTCTGGATATTCTTTAATGCTTGTTGATGAGTCAGCGAGGTTTATAAAAGTTTTGACTCCTGCTTCCTGAGCTAATTTGTCGGCGATAAGATTTCTATTTCCCCAATTTTTTACGGGCGATGATGAGCGGTATAATTTATTGTGTCCGATTCCAGTTGTTGTTACTTCGCGGAAATTAGCAAATTCTCTGTCGGTCAAATATGAATAATTCTGCCTGTCCCTGCCGAGTCTGCGCGATAAACTTTTATAGAAATCTTTTGCGTTCCTGACAGCCGATTCCGCCGGAAAAACTA
This sequence is a window from Synergistaceae bacterium. Protein-coding genes within it:
- a CDS encoding tyrosine-protein phosphatase, with amino-acid sequence MRRKIFLFAVIFAFIVFPAESAVRNAKDFYKSLSRRLGRDRQNYSYLTDREFANFREVTTTGIGHNKLYRSSSPVKNWGNRNLIADKLAQEAGVKTFINLADSSTSIKEYPDFDASYYSKQNIICLNLSTKFFTGKFRKTLARGIRFMINNEPPYLIHCDLGKDRAGFVCALIECLMGASANEVVSDFLISFYNYFGIVPDSDPDSEYNFVADNEIRAFLAKAFGVKSIYNANLQECAEKYFIGLGLTVDEIESLRNKLKP
- a CDS encoding ABC transporter ATP-binding protein, whose amino-acid sequence is MSSIIEVKDLVKIYKTGDVELRALDSVSFKIERGEFVCVMGPSGSGKSTMMNILGCLDVPTSGYYELDGVNVKNQNKAELADIRNQKLGFVFQGFNLLSKSDAVENVELPLLYRGVKGSERRKAAINALEKVGLGERLHHKPSQMSGGQQQRVAIARAIVGNAPIILADEPTGNLDTKTTVEIMNIFSGLHEQGITVILVTHEPEIATWSQRVLRFRDGQLIADEAAPKKDQLDTEAKPQE